One genomic region from Rosa rugosa chromosome 1, drRosRugo1.1, whole genome shotgun sequence encodes:
- the LOC133707832 gene encoding bifunctional protein FolD 1, mitochondrial-like isoform X1, which produces MKKKNSIELMGVWRRLGTKAEVLYSTTFSSSWSTPLGLSRPLSSAASGNGQAEIMSGKPIAKDIRSRVAAEICRMKAATGRLPGLAVVLVGNRKDSHTYVHLKLKACNQVGIVTSIVQLPQDCTEARLIDVVSSFNRNPSVHGIIVQLPLPQHLDEEKIINFVSPEKDVDGFHPLNMGNLAMRGREPLFIPCAPKACIELLLRYGVEIIGKNAVVIGRSKIVGLSTSLLLQRHHATVSTLHSFTKNPEELTRRADVVISDVGTPNLVQWDWLKPGAVVVDMGTNPVKDPSSRRGFRITGDVCYLEAIKVVSAITPVPGGVGPVVISMLLSNTLDSAKRAFGLT; this is translated from the exons atgaaaaagaaaaactcgATCGAGTTAATGGGGGTCTGGCGCAGATTGGGTACAAAAGCTGAAGTCTTGTATTCGACGACGTTCTCATCGTCATGGTCGACCCCTCTCGGTCTCAGTCGCCCGCTGTCTTCTG CAGCCAGTGGTAATGGGCAGGCTGAAATAATGAGCGGAAAGCCAATCGCAAAAGACATAAGGTCCAGAGTAGCTGCTGAAATATGCAGAATGAAGGCTGCCACAGGAAGACTGCCTGGATTGGCTGTTGTTTTGGTGGGTAACAGAAAGGATTCACACACTTATGTCCATCTCAAGTTAAAAGCTTGCAATCAAGTCGGAATAGTGACTTCTATTGTTCAACTGCCCCAAGACTGTACTGAAGCTCGACTTATTGATGTTGTTTCATCTTTTAACCGGAACCCGTCGGTGCACGGTATAATTGTGCAGCTCCCTCTTCCACAG CATTTAGACGAGGAAAAGATTATAAATTTTGTTAGTCCAGAAAAAGATGTGGATGGCTTTCATCCCCTCAACATGGGGAATCTTGCCATGCGGGGAAGGGAACCCTTATTTATCCCTTGTGCCCCTAAGGCTTGCATTGAATTGTTGCTCCGATATGGGGTGGAGATTATTGGGAAGAATGCAGTGGTTATAGGGAGAAGCAAGATTGTTGGGTTATCCACTTCTTTGCTATTGCAG AGGCACCACGCGACTGTTAGCACCTTGCATTCATTCACCAAGAACCCAGAAGAATTGACTCGTCGCGCTGATGTTGTCATCTCAGATGTTGGGACTCCAAACTTAGTTCAATGGGACTGGCTGAAGCCAGGGGCAGTTGTAGTTGATATGGGGACGAATCCAGTTAAG GATCCCAGTAGCCGTCGTGGTTTTCGTATTACAGGAGATGTTTGCTACTTGGAGGCAATCAAGGTGGTGTCAGCCATAACTCCTGTTCCAGGAGGAGTAGGACCTGTTGTAATCTCAATGCTCCTCTCTAACACCCTTGACTCTGCTAAAAGAGCTTTCGGATTAACTTGA
- the LOC133707832 gene encoding bifunctional protein FolD 2-like isoform X2 — MKKKNSIELMGVWRRLGTKAEVLYSTTFSSSWSTPLGLSRPLSSASGNGQAEIMSGKPIAKDIRSRVAAEICRMKAATGRLPGLAVVLVGNRKDSHTYVHLKLKACNQVGIVTSIVQLPQDCTEARLIDVVSSFNRNPSVHGIIVQLPLPQHLDEEKIINFVSPEKDVDGFHPLNMGNLAMRGREPLFIPCAPKACIELLLRYGVEIIGKNAVVIGRSKIVGLSTSLLLQRHHATVSTLHSFTKNPEELTRRADVVISDVGTPNLVQWDWLKPGAVVVDMGTNPVKDPSSRRGFRITGDVCYLEAIKVVSAITPVPGGVGPVVISMLLSNTLDSAKRAFGLT, encoded by the exons atgaaaaagaaaaactcgATCGAGTTAATGGGGGTCTGGCGCAGATTGGGTACAAAAGCTGAAGTCTTGTATTCGACGACGTTCTCATCGTCATGGTCGACCCCTCTCGGTCTCAGTCGCCCGCTGTCTTCTG CCAGTGGTAATGGGCAGGCTGAAATAATGAGCGGAAAGCCAATCGCAAAAGACATAAGGTCCAGAGTAGCTGCTGAAATATGCAGAATGAAGGCTGCCACAGGAAGACTGCCTGGATTGGCTGTTGTTTTGGTGGGTAACAGAAAGGATTCACACACTTATGTCCATCTCAAGTTAAAAGCTTGCAATCAAGTCGGAATAGTGACTTCTATTGTTCAACTGCCCCAAGACTGTACTGAAGCTCGACTTATTGATGTTGTTTCATCTTTTAACCGGAACCCGTCGGTGCACGGTATAATTGTGCAGCTCCCTCTTCCACAG CATTTAGACGAGGAAAAGATTATAAATTTTGTTAGTCCAGAAAAAGATGTGGATGGCTTTCATCCCCTCAACATGGGGAATCTTGCCATGCGGGGAAGGGAACCCTTATTTATCCCTTGTGCCCCTAAGGCTTGCATTGAATTGTTGCTCCGATATGGGGTGGAGATTATTGGGAAGAATGCAGTGGTTATAGGGAGAAGCAAGATTGTTGGGTTATCCACTTCTTTGCTATTGCAG AGGCACCACGCGACTGTTAGCACCTTGCATTCATTCACCAAGAACCCAGAAGAATTGACTCGTCGCGCTGATGTTGTCATCTCAGATGTTGGGACTCCAAACTTAGTTCAATGGGACTGGCTGAAGCCAGGGGCAGTTGTAGTTGATATGGGGACGAATCCAGTTAAG GATCCCAGTAGCCGTCGTGGTTTTCGTATTACAGGAGATGTTTGCTACTTGGAGGCAATCAAGGTGGTGTCAGCCATAACTCCTGTTCCAGGAGGAGTAGGACCTGTTGTAATCTCAATGCTCCTCTCTAACACCCTTGACTCTGCTAAAAGAGCTTTCGGATTAACTTGA